The following coding sequences lie in one Apium graveolens cultivar Ventura chromosome 1, ASM990537v1, whole genome shotgun sequence genomic window:
- the LOC141708972 gene encoding uncharacterized protein LOC141708972, with product MLEWNKAQLIGHLLKVITNSSTLWVSWVNKIVLKRKHFWTTKLPTDCSWIWKKILKLRPLALQFVSFRIGNGESISLWFDPWWNNACLASILTYAIISQCGMHHGDKLSAIIHNGSWCLPRANPRSHHLDPVLLHWLSTFDPPALAIGSDLLLWDGSDGIKTKTWEIWNSIRYKGDLIPIVGDSWVSFLITLAELPDKPKSTVALCFAQIFCYHVWRERNARAHDSGVLGPNKLLNEINKDVCARLHSSNWFSKIINSRPDLIPSNSL from the exons ATGCTCGAGTGGAACAAGGCGCAGCTTATTGGTCACTTGCTTAAAGTTATTACTAATTCTAGTACCCTTTGGGTTTCTTGGGTCAATAAGATTGTTCTTAAAAGGAAACATTTCTGGACAACCAAGCTCCCTACTGATTGTTCCTGGATATGGAAAAAAATTCTCAAGCTTCGTCCTTTGGCTTTGCAGTTTGTTTCTTTCCGTATTGGCAATGGTGAGTCTATCTCGCTTTGGTTTGATCCTTGGTGGAATAATGCTTGTCTAGCTTCGATCTTGACTTATGCTATTATTTCTCAATGTGGCATGCACCATGGTGACAAGCTTAGTGCGATTATTCATAATGGCAGTTGGTGTCTCCCGAGAGCCAACCCAAGGAGCCATCACCTAGACCCTGTTCTTTTGCATTGGCTATCAACATTTGACCCTCCAGCTTTGGCTATAGGTTCTGATCTTTTATTGTGGGATGGTAGTGACGGCATTAAAACTAAAACTTGGGAAATTTGGAACTCAATCAGGTACAAAGGTGATTTG ATTCCTATTGTTGGTGACTCTTGGGTTAGCTTTCTCATTACCTTGGCTGAGCTCCCAGACAAGCCTAAAAGCACTGTGGCTCTTTGTTTTGCTCAGATTTTTTGCTATCATGTTTGGAGAGAGCGAAATGCTCGAGCTCATGACTCTGGTGTTCTTGGTCCTAATAAATTGCTTAACGAAATCAACAAGGATGTTTGTGCTAGGCTCCACAGCTCTAATTGGTTTTCTAAAATTATAAATAGTAGACCTGATCTTATTCCTAGTAATAGCTTGTAG